DNA from Gemmatimonadaceae bacterium:
ATTGTTGCACGAACTCCGTCAGCGCGGCGGGGGCTACGGCCTCGTGACGATGTGCATCGGTGGCGGCATGGGCGCGGCGGGAGTGCTCGAAGTCAACGCGAAGTAGCGCCCGACGGGCCGTGCGTGATTGATGAATCCTGCGGGTTGGGGAGGCCGCCGAGGACCGGCTCACCCGCCCCGCAGCAGGTATCCGCCGTCCACCAGGTACACGCCCCCCGTGCAGAACGACGCGGCGGGACTGGCGAGAAACACCGCCATCTCCGCCACGTCTTCGGGTGTCCCCAGCCGGCTGATCGGTTGCTTGCCGATGATGTTCTCCATCACCGTGTCGTCGCTCCAGAGCACCTGCGAGAAATCCGTCTGGATGAAGCCTGGGCAGATCGCGTTGGCGCGGATTCCGTGGGTTCCCCACTCGCGGGCCATGACCTGGGTGAGGCTGATGAGCGCCGCTTTGCTCACGCTGTACATGCCCAGGCCGCGTTCAGGGGTCAGCCCACCGATGCTCGATATGTTCACGATGGCGCCTCGACCATTCGCTTTCATGGCGGGCATGAGTCGCCTGGCCAGTTCGAACGGAGCGCGCAGGTTCACATCCATGATCTTGGCGTAGGCCTCAGGCGTCGTGTCTTCCACACCGCCGAACACCGGGTTCGCCGCCGCGTTGTTCACCAGGATATCGACACGCGCGAAGCGTGAGAGGCATGCCTCCGCGAGCGAATAGACCTCGTCCAGGCGCCCGACGTTTGCGGGAATACCCTCGACGTTCGACCCCTCTTCGCGCAGCTCAGCGACCGTGGATTCGACCGCCGCGGCCTTGCGGGACGACACCACCACC
Protein-coding regions in this window:
- a CDS encoding SDR family oxidoreductase; amino-acid sequence: MASRYDLSDQTALVTGGTRGIGRAIAAALARSGARVVVSSRKAAAVESTVAELREEGSNVEGIPANVGRLDEVYSLAEACLSRFARVDILVNNAAANPVFGGVEDTTPEAYAKIMDVNLRAPFELARRLMPAMKANGRGAIVNISSIGGLTPERGLGMYSVSKAALISLTQVMAREWGTHGIRANAICPGFIQTDFSQVLWSDDTVMENIIGKQPISRLGTPEDVAEMAVFLASPAASFCTGGVYLVDGGYLLRGG